A segment of the Nitrospina gracilis 3/211 genome:
CCCCTAACCCTTTTTTTTATATGAAGTTAAAAACACAAAAGATTTCCCCCGGTTTTGGCACCGAGCTTGCTAGTTAAGGTTGAATCTTGGAAACAGAGCCTCTTTGGCCACGGTTTTACCGATAAGAATTAAAGGACCAGCGAGATGGATTTCATTCCAATGCAGGCACAGACGAACCCCCTGGGACCCAACCCGGCCGACAAAGCCAAACGGCTTGGGGATCAGGTACAGACTCTGAACCCGGCCAGGGCGTTGACGCAATCGTTCTCACAGACGCTGGCGCAGGTGAAGCAGGCCGGCGAAAGCCAAAAGACGCCAGGCGGCAAGCAGGAATCGGAAAAACTGATGGAGGTCTCGCGGCAGTTCGAAGGACTGTTGATCCACCAGATGCTGAAAGCCATGCGTGAGACCGTCAACAAGACCGGATTGATGGACGGATTCGCCAACCAGCAGTACGAAGCGGTTCTCGATGAAGAGTTGTCCAAGGAAGTGGTCAAAAACCAGAGCATCGGGATGGCCCAAACCATATACGATCAAATGAGCCGGAACCTGCCATTCCCGGTTCGGTAGCAGGACCCTTTTGAGAGGTGTGTCATGAAAGAGTTATACCAGGCGCTCAATACCATACTGGAGCAGAAGATCGAGCTGTATGACCGGCTGATCAAGGTCTTCAGCGAGGAATGGGACGCGGTTACGGAATTTTCCCGCGACCGGCTTATGAAAACTTTGGAGCAGAAAGAGACCCTGCTGACACAGGTGGGTGAGTTGAATCAGAAACGGGAGGCCATTTTGCGGAAAATGGCCGAACAATGGAACATTCCCGTTGAAAAAGTAACCCTTCGAAAAATCGCCCAGTTCAAGAACAACCAATGGTCGATGTCGATGATCCTCTGCCAGAAACGCATGAAGGAACAGATTGCGCGGATCAAGAAAATGAACGAGATGAACCGCAGGCTGATCGAACGCTCCGCGCATTCGATGAAGGAGTCCATCAACGTCCTCTACAAGGCGGACTCCAGCTACACCCCATATCACGCCGACGGTAAAACGGACCAGGTTTCGCTGACCAGTGGCTTGATCAGCACCAACATCTGACGGGTCGAATCCATGACGTCGAACATTTTCAGCATCCTGAATACAGCCAAACTGGGACTGCAAAGCCAGCAGTTGGCCATCGAGGTGACCGGCAACAACGTCGCCAACGTGCAGACGGAGGGCTACAGCCGCCAGACGGTGACATTCGAACCGAACTCCCCGCGCAATTTCAACCTGGGGCAGATCGGCACCGGCGTGAAAACCTCCGGCATCGCAAGGTCGTTCGATCAGTTTCTGTTCAACCAGATTCTGAGCGAAAACCAGAGCCTCGGCAATTTCACCGTACGCCGGGACGTGTTCGAGAACCTGGAAATCCTGCTCAACGAAACGGAAGGTGTCGGCATAAACAGCCAGCTCAGCAATTTTTTCAGTGCACTGGGCGACCTGGCGAACAATCCCACCGGATTTTCCGAACGGACCAATGTGATCGCCGCAGGCGCCTCGCTGGCGCAATCGTTCAACAAACTGGGCAACTCCCTGGCGGAAGAACGGCTGAACCTCGACCGAAAAATCCAGGACGAGGTGACACAGATCAACAGCC
Coding sequences within it:
- a CDS encoding flagellar protein FlgN, with amino-acid sequence MKELYQALNTILEQKIELYDRLIKVFSEEWDAVTEFSRDRLMKTLEQKETLLTQVGELNQKREAILRKMAEQWNIPVEKVTLRKIAQFKNNQWSMSMILCQKRMKEQIARIKKMNEMNRRLIERSAHSMKESINVLYKADSSYTPYHADGKTDQVSLTSGLISTNI
- a CDS encoding rod-binding protein, yielding MDFIPMQAQTNPLGPNPADKAKRLGDQVQTLNPARALTQSFSQTLAQVKQAGESQKTPGGKQESEKLMEVSRQFEGLLIHQMLKAMRETVNKTGLMDGFANQQYEAVLDEELSKEVVKNQSIGMAQTIYDQMSRNLPFPVR